A single window of Marinobacter sp. LA51 DNA harbors:
- a CDS encoding DUF934 domain-containing protein: MPDVISQDGSIRQDDWIVVPRPAEGESLDIPEQSKALIPADLWLAGYEHFTGRDDIGVWFDSHDEPEMLAGKFQELPVIAVNFPKFSDGRGYSIARLLRERFGYANELRAIGDVLLDQLQFMKRCGFDAYVLRADKDINKAARCLNFFSQGYQAATDTDLPLFRRRAS, translated from the coding sequence ATGCCTGATGTAATTTCCCAGGACGGCAGCATCCGACAGGATGACTGGATCGTTGTGCCCCGCCCGGCCGAGGGCGAATCTCTCGACATTCCCGAGCAGAGCAAGGCTCTGATTCCCGCTGACCTGTGGCTGGCCGGGTATGAGCACTTTACCGGTCGTGACGACATCGGCGTGTGGTTTGATAGCCACGATGAACCGGAAATGCTCGCCGGAAAATTCCAGGAGCTGCCTGTCATCGCGGTGAACTTCCCGAAGTTCAGCGACGGCCGCGGCTACAGCATTGCTCGTCTGCTGCGTGAGCGTTTCGGCTATGCAAACGAGCTGCGCGCGATCGGCGATGTGCTGCTGGATCAGCTCCAGTTCATGAAGCGCTGCGGCTTTGACGCCTACGTGCTGCGCGCGGACAAGGACATCAACAAGGCCGCCCGCTGCCTGAACTTCTTCAGCCAGGGCTATCAAGCGGCAACCGATACCGACCTGCCCCTGTTCCGTCGCCGGGCTTCCTGA
- a CDS encoding TusE/DsrC/DsvC family sulfur relay protein: MTRTTPERNNEGFLEDAWAWDPDVAIEIAAEDGLELDENHWEIINFLRDFYKEHEISPPSNRLFVKAVKDAMGEEKGNSIYLMQLFPGTPAKTACRIAGLPRPTNCL; the protein is encoded by the coding sequence ATGACTAGAACCACTCCCGAGAGAAACAACGAAGGCTTTCTGGAAGACGCCTGGGCCTGGGACCCGGACGTGGCAATTGAAATTGCCGCTGAGGATGGGCTGGAACTAGATGAAAATCACTGGGAAATCATCAACTTTCTGAGAGATTTTTACAAAGAACATGAAATTTCACCGCCCTCGAACAGACTGTTCGTTAAGGCCGTAAAAGACGCCATGGGCGAAGAGAAAGGCAACAGCATCTATCTGATGCAGCTGTTCCCCGGCACCCCTGCAAAAACGGCTTGCCGGATTGCCGGCCTGCCAAGGCCGACCAACTGCCTTTGA
- the hemH gene encoding ferrochelatase, translating to MQFKGSESFSHSQQERLGVLITNLGTPDAPTPSALRRYLAEFLSDPRVVELPRPLWWLILHGVILRIRPKRSAKAYAGVWQPEGSPLLTHTAKQAEGIREALRQKYGPNVVVGFAMRYGNPAISKVLDEMQQQGVRKLLVLPLYPQYSASTSASTFDAVAKDFGKRRWLPDFRFVSHYPDYPPYIEAMARHIETHWANHGRNDKLVLSYHGVPLKYLLKGDPYHCECHKTSRLLAERLGLSSEDYLTTFQSRFGREEWLKPYTDETLKSLPGKGVHSIDVFCPGFSSDCLETVEEIDEENREYFMESGGKAFSYIPALNATPGHIGALVQLIEENLQGWQVPKNDADELLERQRLADERKEATFPGRDL from the coding sequence ATGCAGTTCAAAGGTTCTGAGAGCTTCAGCCACAGTCAGCAGGAGCGGCTTGGCGTGCTTATTACTAATCTGGGCACCCCAGACGCACCGACTCCGTCCGCACTGAGGCGGTATCTGGCTGAATTCCTCTCAGATCCGCGCGTTGTTGAATTGCCCCGCCCGTTGTGGTGGCTAATTCTGCACGGTGTCATTCTGAGGATTCGGCCAAAGCGCAGTGCAAAGGCCTACGCCGGCGTATGGCAGCCAGAAGGCTCACCGCTGCTGACTCATACAGCAAAGCAGGCGGAAGGTATTCGGGAAGCACTGAGGCAGAAGTATGGCCCTAATGTAGTGGTGGGGTTTGCCATGCGCTACGGCAACCCGGCAATCTCCAAGGTTCTGGATGAAATGCAGCAACAGGGTGTGCGCAAGCTATTGGTGCTACCGCTATACCCCCAGTATTCGGCGTCAACCTCAGCTTCAACTTTTGATGCTGTTGCCAAGGATTTCGGCAAGCGCCGATGGCTGCCGGATTTCCGGTTTGTCTCGCACTACCCGGATTATCCGCCCTACATCGAAGCCATGGCGCGACACATTGAGACGCACTGGGCCAACCACGGTCGAAACGACAAGCTGGTCCTGTCCTATCATGGTGTGCCCCTGAAATACCTGTTGAAGGGCGACCCCTACCATTGCGAGTGCCATAAGACCTCACGCCTTCTCGCGGAGCGTCTCGGCTTGAGCAGTGAAGATTACCTCACCACTTTCCAGTCGCGATTTGGTCGGGAGGAGTGGCTAAAGCCCTATACCGATGAGACCCTGAAATCGCTTCCGGGTAAAGGCGTGCACTCAATCGACGTGTTCTGCCCGGGCTTCTCATCTGATTGCCTGGAAACCGTGGAAGAAATTGATGAAGAAAACCGTGAGTACTTCATGGAGAGCGGCGGCAAAGCCTTCAGCTATATTCCTGCACTGAATGCCACGCCAGGTCACATCGGGGCGCTGGTTCAGCTAATTGAGGAAAATCTGCAAGGCTGGCAAGTGCCAAAGAATGATGCTGACGAACTGCTAGAACGTCAGAGATTGGCGGACGAGCGCAAAGAAGCTACATTCCCCGGCCGAGACTTGTAA
- a CDS encoding Bax inhibitor-1/YccA family protein, with translation MEDRRFGAQNNQGAYSAPQTERATTGISAEAMNVLRNTYMLLGMTLAFSALTAFLNMNGTHPGFLITIVGYIGLLFATYKLKNSPWGIVTTFALTGFMGYTLGPIIGAFVAAGASQIVAQALALTAVAFVGLSATAIITKKDFSFLSSFLTAGAFVLIGAMLLAFFMESSVLQLAVSAGFTIFASIMILFETSQIIKGGERNYIIATVGLYVSIYNLFVSLLHLLSAFSGDD, from the coding sequence ATGGAAGACAGACGATTCGGCGCTCAGAACAATCAGGGAGCTTATTCAGCACCCCAGACCGAGCGCGCGACGACCGGTATCAGCGCAGAGGCCATGAATGTGTTGCGGAACACCTACATGCTCCTGGGCATGACTCTGGCGTTCTCGGCACTGACCGCATTCCTGAACATGAACGGCACCCATCCTGGTTTTCTCATCACCATCGTGGGTTACATCGGCCTGCTGTTCGCCACCTATAAGCTGAAGAACAGCCCGTGGGGCATCGTGACCACCTTCGCACTGACCGGCTTCATGGGTTATACCCTGGGTCCGATCATCGGCGCATTCGTGGCCGCTGGCGCATCCCAGATCGTTGCCCAGGCACTGGCCCTGACAGCTGTCGCTTTCGTGGGTCTGTCCGCGACGGCGATCATCACCAAGAAGGACTTCAGCTTCCTGTCCAGCTTCCTGACAGCCGGCGCGTTCGTCTTGATTGGTGCCATGCTCCTGGCCTTCTTTATGGAAAGCTCCGTGCTGCAGCTGGCAGTATCGGCCGGCTTCACCATCTTTGCCTCGATCATGATCCTGTTTGAGACCAGCCAGATCATCAAAGGCGGTGAGCGCAACTACATCATCGCGACGGTTGGCCTGTACGTGTCGATCTACAACCTGTTTGTCAGCCTGCTGCACCTGCTGTCTGCATTCAGCGGCGACGACTGA
- the tusB gene encoding sulfurtransferase complex subunit TusB yields the protein MNRLHTLHILNKTPDHPRFSECLGTLGPDDAVALTENGVLGLVASKAFSSVQTYALEGDLNARGLSDDNLGAAAPIDYSELVNLTLQAERVISW from the coding sequence ATGAACCGATTGCATACCCTGCACATACTCAACAAAACCCCGGACCACCCGCGATTTAGCGAGTGCCTGGGCACCCTGGGCCCGGACGATGCGGTGGCATTGACGGAGAACGGCGTACTCGGGCTGGTCGCATCCAAGGCATTCAGCTCCGTACAGACCTACGCGCTTGAAGGCGACCTGAATGCGCGCGGCTTGTCCGATGACAACCTAGGCGCCGCCGCACCTATTGACTACTCCGAACTGGTCAACCTGACCCTGCAAGCAGAACGTGTCATCAGTTGGTGA
- a CDS encoding DsrE family protein produces MGMLIIIDQSPYGTWAGREALDMAFALAAFDQPVSLLFSGAGVNWLRKAQNTADIEQKSLEKNLAAAPIFGIEAILADRTACQRYNLDSEAMIDGVQLTNANADLLAQYSQTAFAG; encoded by the coding sequence ATGGGCATGCTCATCATCATCGACCAGTCGCCCTACGGTACCTGGGCGGGCCGTGAGGCGCTGGATATGGCGTTTGCCCTGGCCGCCTTCGATCAACCGGTCAGCCTGCTGTTCTCGGGCGCTGGCGTGAACTGGCTACGCAAAGCGCAGAACACTGCTGATATTGAACAGAAGTCCCTGGAAAAAAACCTGGCCGCCGCCCCTATTTTTGGTATTGAAGCCATTCTGGCCGATCGAACTGCCTGCCAGCGCTACAACCTCGACAGCGAGGCCATGATCGACGGAGTGCAGCTGACCAATGCCAACGCGGACTTGCTGGCCCAATACTCCCAAACCGCATTCGCGGGATAA
- a CDS encoding DUF2970 domain-containing protein, with the protein MTDKTSDRNDTKDVYSNGSGRPSRPGVLKIMQSILAGAFGVQSDKRRQEDFASHSPWPYIIAGVLFTVSFVVGLILIVQVVLSGQ; encoded by the coding sequence ATGACAGACAAAACGTCCGACAGGAATGACACCAAAGACGTCTATTCGAACGGCTCAGGCCGTCCGAGTCGCCCGGGGGTGCTTAAAATAATGCAAAGCATCCTTGCCGGCGCATTTGGTGTCCAGTCGGACAAACGTCGGCAAGAAGATTTCGCCAGTCACAGTCCGTGGCCCTACATCATTGCCGGAGTGTTATTCACCGTGAGCTTTGTTGTAGGGCTTATCCTGATCGTTCAGGTCGTCCTCTCGGGCCAATAA
- the nfuA gene encoding Fe-S biogenesis protein NfuA produces the protein MALVTVTDPARDYLAQLIEKQDVEGMGVRIFVTQPGTKNAETCLAYCPPNEVVPTDEQVDLEKFTLYLDHNSVPFLEEAFVDYSKDQMGGQLTIKAPNAKVPNVSDDAPLPDRVNYVLASEINPNLAAHGGDVSLVEIVDESVAVLRFGGGCQGCSAVSLTLKQGVETTLKERVPEITAVRDVTDHTNTENAYYQ, from the coding sequence ATGGCATTGGTTACTGTGACAGATCCCGCACGGGATTATCTTGCACAACTCATCGAAAAGCAGGACGTTGAAGGCATGGGCGTGCGTATCTTCGTGACCCAGCCTGGCACCAAGAATGCCGAGACCTGCCTGGCCTATTGCCCGCCCAACGAGGTTGTTCCGACCGACGAACAGGTCGATCTCGAAAAGTTCACCCTGTACCTTGATCACAACTCGGTTCCTTTCCTGGAAGAAGCGTTTGTGGACTACTCCAAGGATCAGATGGGCGGACAGCTCACGATCAAGGCTCCGAACGCCAAGGTGCCGAACGTTTCCGATGACGCTCCGCTGCCAGATCGCGTCAATTATGTCCTGGCATCCGAGATCAACCCGAACCTGGCCGCCCACGGTGGTGATGTCTCCCTGGTGGAAATCGTTGATGAATCAGTAGCGGTGCTGCGCTTTGGTGGCGGTTGCCAGGGTTGCTCAGCGGTCAGCCTGACCCTGAAGCAGGGTGTTGAAACCACGCTGAAAGAGCGGGTTCCGGAAATCACCGCTGTGCGCGATGTGACCGACCACACCAACACCGAAAACGCTTACTACCAGTAG
- the tusD gene encoding sulfurtransferase complex subunit TusD, with protein sequence MTHSTPDTENPSFTLVITGAPYSSQAPQTALGFARATVAAGHTIDRIFLYGDGVHLASALVTAPSDETHWPKQWAAFLEEHEVPGVACIASALRRGLVDSDEQKRYQLNANNLLTPFAIAGLGEWVEGSIKSTRTIYFHAGA encoded by the coding sequence ATGACCCACTCCACGCCCGATACCGAAAATCCGTCGTTTACCCTGGTTATCACCGGAGCGCCCTATTCTTCCCAGGCGCCACAAACGGCGCTCGGCTTCGCTAGGGCCACCGTAGCGGCAGGCCACACCATTGACCGGATCTTTCTCTATGGCGATGGCGTACACCTAGCCTCAGCACTGGTAACAGCCCCGTCAGACGAGACCCACTGGCCAAAACAGTGGGCGGCGTTCCTTGAGGAGCATGAGGTTCCTGGAGTTGCCTGCATTGCATCGGCATTGCGCCGGGGGCTCGTGGACAGCGATGAGCAAAAACGCTATCAACTCAATGCCAACAACCTGCTGACACCTTTCGCCATAGCGGGTCTGGGGGAATGGGTTGAAGGCAGCATCAAATCGACCAGGACCATCTACTTCCACGCGGGAGCCTGA
- a CDS encoding nitrite/sulfite reductase yields the protein MYVYDEHDRQIAAERVAQFRDQTERALAGELAEEEFLPLRLQNGLYVQRLAPMLRIAVPYGMLRADQLRRLARITRDYDKGYAHFTTRQNVQLNWPALEDVPDILAELAEVEMHANQTSGNCIRNTTTDQFSGVQSDEIADPRPYCEIIRQWSTFHPEFAFLPRKFKVAVNASEKTDRAAIQVHDIGLQMVRNDAGDLGFRVHVGGGLGRTPMVGPVIRDFLPEADLLTYLEAVLRVYNRYGRRDNKFKARIKILVKALTPEAFAEKVEAEWSHIKDSPSRLTRDAIDRIQAYFTEPDYQSVDNATELLAEQRFEHRGFDQWLSHNVDTHKKPGHAIVTLTMKETGTPPGDVTDRQLEQIADLADEFSFGEVRVTHQQNVVLADVRQDRLLELWQAVVPMGFGTANLNTLTDVICCPGGDFCALANAKSIPVAEAIQRRFDDLDFLYDLGNIDLNISGCMNACGHHHVGNIGVLGVDKKGQEFYQISLGGSSHHDATIGKILGPSFAREDMPDVVAKIIDVYVDKRTEEETFLDTYRRVGIDPFKERVYA from the coding sequence ATGTACGTATACGATGAACACGATCGGCAAATCGCAGCCGAACGGGTTGCGCAATTCCGGGACCAGACCGAGCGCGCCCTGGCTGGAGAACTGGCCGAGGAAGAGTTTCTTCCCTTACGCCTTCAAAACGGCCTGTATGTGCAGCGTCTGGCGCCCATGCTTCGCATTGCCGTGCCTTACGGCATGCTGCGTGCAGACCAGCTGCGTCGACTGGCTCGCATCACTCGCGATTACGACAAGGGCTACGCCCACTTCACCACTCGTCAGAATGTGCAGCTGAACTGGCCGGCGCTCGAAGACGTGCCCGATATTCTTGCCGAACTGGCAGAGGTAGAAATGCACGCTAACCAGACCAGTGGTAACTGCATTCGTAACACCACCACCGATCAGTTCTCCGGCGTTCAGTCCGATGAAATCGCGGACCCGCGCCCGTACTGTGAAATCATTCGTCAGTGGTCCACCTTCCATCCTGAATTCGCTTTTCTACCGCGGAAATTCAAGGTGGCCGTGAACGCGTCAGAGAAGACCGACCGCGCAGCCATCCAGGTGCACGACATCGGACTGCAAATGGTACGTAACGACGCCGGCGACCTGGGTTTCCGTGTGCACGTTGGTGGCGGTCTGGGACGTACGCCGATGGTTGGCCCGGTTATCCGTGATTTCCTGCCGGAAGCGGACCTGCTGACCTACCTCGAAGCCGTACTGCGGGTATATAACCGCTATGGTCGCCGGGACAACAAGTTCAAGGCACGCATCAAGATTCTTGTGAAGGCGCTAACCCCTGAAGCCTTTGCCGAAAAAGTTGAGGCCGAGTGGTCGCACATCAAGGACTCGCCAAGCCGCTTGACCCGCGACGCCATCGATCGCATTCAGGCGTACTTTACCGAGCCGGATTACCAGAGCGTCGACAATGCCACCGAGCTGTTGGCCGAGCAGCGCTTCGAGCATCGTGGATTCGATCAGTGGTTGAGCCACAACGTCGATACTCACAAGAAGCCCGGCCACGCGATCGTGACCTTGACCATGAAAGAAACCGGCACCCCGCCGGGCGACGTCACCGACCGGCAGCTGGAACAGATTGCCGACCTCGCCGATGAGTTCAGCTTCGGAGAAGTCCGGGTTACTCATCAACAGAACGTAGTTCTGGCCGACGTCCGTCAGGATCGCCTACTGGAGCTGTGGCAGGCCGTTGTGCCCATGGGCTTCGGCACCGCCAACCTGAACACCCTGACCGACGTTATCTGCTGCCCCGGCGGCGATTTCTGTGCCCTGGCCAACGCCAAGTCTATTCCGGTGGCAGAAGCCATTCAGCGCCGGTTCGATGATCTGGACTTTCTGTATGACCTGGGCAACATCGACCTGAACATCTCCGGTTGCATGAACGCCTGTGGTCATCACCACGTTGGCAACATCGGTGTTCTGGGTGTCGACAAGAAAGGTCAAGAGTTCTACCAGATCAGTCTGGGCGGCTCCTCTCACCACGACGCGACCATTGGTAAGATTCTCGGGCCCTCCTTTGCCCGTGAAGACATGCCAGATGTCGTCGCCAAGATCATTGATGTTTACGTCGACAAGCGTACCGAGGAAGAAACCTTCCTGGACACCTATCGCCGCGTTGGAATTGATCCCTTCAAGGAGCGGGTTTATGCCTGA
- the metH gene encoding methionine synthase translates to MTDRNTRLEQLHTALKERIVVLDGGMGTMIQNLKLDEQAFRGDRFADYDREVQGNNDLLNLTQPALLRTIHADYLDAGADIIETNTFNSTQLSQADYGLESIAKELNVAAAKLARDVADEFTARNPKKPRFVAGAVGPTSRTASISPDVNNPGYRNVDFQTLVDNYYEAVEGLVEGGSDLILIETIFDTLNAKAAIYATQQYFEDSGIALPIMISGTITDASGRTLSGQTTEAFWNSVAHTQPISVGLNCALGADALRPYVEELSAKAETYVSAHPNAGLPNEFGEYDQTPEEMAEIIEGFARDGFLNIIGGCCGSRPEHIEAIANTVAKYPPRKIPERKKALRLSGLEPFTGDENTLFINVGERTNVTGSKRFLRLIKEEQYEEALSVARDQVENGAQIIDINMDEGMLESKEVMVTFLNLVASEPDISRVPIMIDSSKWEVIEAGLRCIQGKAVVNSISLKEGEEEFVKRARDCMRYGAAVVVMAFDEQGQADTYERKTEICKRSYDVLTGIGFNPGDIIFDPNIFAIATGIEEHNNYAVDFINATRWIRENLPHASISGGVSNVSFSFRGNDVVREAIHSVFLYHAIKAGMNMGIVNPGQLVIYDEIEPDLKERVEDVVLNRREDSTDRLLEIAERFKGKGGKTQEEDLAWREWPVRKRLEHALVKGITNYIIDDTEECRLDSTHPIEVIEGPLMDGMNVVGDLFGDGKMFLPQVVKSARVMKQAVAHLIPYIEAEKTEDQKAKGKILMATVKGDVHDIGKNIVGVVLQCNNYEVIDMGVMVPCDKILETARKENVDIIGLSGLITPSLDEMVHVAREMQRLDFNIPLMIGGATTSKAHTAVKIEPQYKNDIALYVSDASRCVNVASQLLSKSAKEGLVEAARVEYDEIRERRKNRGDRTKLVSLKEARNRAPEITFNDYIPPKPAFTGIKVFEDYDLNELVNYIDWTPFFISWDMAGKYPGIFDDPKRGEAARTLFDDAQKILRQMIDEKRVQARGVIGFWPANRRGDDIVVYKDEERSEELTVLHHLRQQDEKAPGKPMMALSDYISPEGSETCDYVGGFAVTTGIGAEEFSVEFKDNNDDYNAIMVKALADRLAEAFAECMHKRVRQEFWGYAGDETLSNEDLIKERYRGIRPAPGYPACPEHTEKATLFSLLEATSTAGIELTEHFAMYPSAAVSGWYFAHPESKYFAVGKIGADQVEDYAERKGISKAEAERWLAPSLAYDPAE, encoded by the coding sequence ATGACCGATCGCAACACCCGCCTGGAACAGCTCCATACCGCCCTGAAGGAACGCATCGTAGTGCTTGATGGCGGCATGGGCACCATGATCCAGAACCTGAAGCTGGACGAACAGGCGTTTCGTGGCGATCGATTTGCAGACTACGACCGAGAGGTCCAGGGCAATAACGATCTGCTGAACCTGACCCAACCTGCCCTGCTTCGCACCATCCATGCGGACTACCTGGATGCCGGTGCGGACATTATTGAGACCAACACCTTCAATTCCACCCAGCTCTCGCAGGCGGACTATGGCCTGGAGAGCATTGCCAAGGAATTGAACGTAGCCGCCGCAAAGCTGGCCCGTGATGTCGCTGATGAATTCACTGCCCGCAACCCGAAAAAGCCGCGTTTTGTGGCCGGAGCCGTGGGCCCAACATCGCGAACAGCGTCTATTTCGCCGGATGTGAACAACCCCGGCTACCGTAATGTTGATTTCCAGACCTTGGTCGACAACTACTATGAGGCGGTCGAGGGCCTGGTCGAAGGCGGCAGCGATCTCATCCTGATCGAAACGATCTTCGACACCCTGAACGCCAAGGCGGCCATTTACGCCACTCAGCAATATTTTGAAGACAGCGGCATTGCCCTGCCGATCATGATTTCCGGCACCATCACCGATGCCTCGGGCCGTACGCTGTCTGGCCAGACCACAGAAGCTTTCTGGAACTCTGTCGCCCACACCCAGCCGATCTCCGTAGGCCTGAACTGCGCACTTGGCGCGGATGCGCTCCGGCCATATGTGGAAGAACTTTCGGCCAAGGCCGAAACCTACGTCAGCGCCCACCCCAATGCCGGCCTGCCCAACGAATTTGGCGAATACGACCAGACTCCGGAAGAAATGGCGGAAATCATTGAAGGCTTTGCCCGCGATGGCTTCCTGAACATCATCGGGGGTTGCTGCGGCTCCCGCCCTGAGCACATTGAGGCCATCGCCAACACGGTAGCCAAGTATCCGCCCCGGAAAATCCCGGAGCGCAAGAAAGCCTTACGCCTGTCTGGATTGGAACCGTTCACCGGTGATGAAAACACCTTGTTCATCAACGTCGGCGAGCGCACCAACGTTACCGGCTCCAAACGTTTTCTGCGCCTGATCAAAGAGGAGCAGTACGAGGAAGCCCTGAGCGTTGCTCGCGACCAGGTTGAAAACGGCGCCCAGATCATCGATATCAACATGGACGAAGGCATGCTGGAGTCAAAGGAGGTCATGGTCACCTTCCTGAATCTGGTGGCCTCCGAGCCCGACATTTCCCGGGTGCCCATCATGATCGACTCCTCCAAGTGGGAAGTTATCGAAGCCGGTCTGCGCTGCATCCAGGGCAAGGCGGTGGTGAATTCCATCAGCCTGAAAGAAGGCGAAGAAGAGTTCGTCAAGCGCGCCAGAGACTGCATGCGCTATGGTGCCGCCGTGGTCGTTATGGCCTTTGATGAACAGGGCCAGGCGGATACCTACGAGCGCAAGACCGAAATCTGCAAGCGCTCTTATGACGTCCTGACCGGGATTGGCTTTAATCCCGGGGACATCATCTTTGACCCCAACATTTTCGCCATCGCCACCGGCATTGAAGAGCACAACAACTACGCGGTTGATTTCATCAATGCCACGCGCTGGATTCGCGAGAACCTGCCGCACGCGTCTATCTCCGGCGGCGTCAGCAACGTGTCGTTCTCGTTCCGTGGTAACGATGTGGTTCGTGAGGCAATTCACTCCGTGTTCCTGTACCACGCCATCAAGGCCGGTATGAACATGGGTATCGTGAACCCTGGCCAGCTGGTGATTTACGATGAGATCGAACCCGACCTCAAGGAGCGGGTTGAGGACGTGGTACTTAACCGCCGCGAGGATTCCACCGACCGGCTGCTCGAAATTGCTGAGCGCTTCAAAGGCAAAGGCGGAAAGACCCAGGAAGAAGACCTGGCCTGGCGCGAATGGCCGGTAAGAAAACGGCTTGAGCATGCTTTGGTGAAAGGCATCACCAACTACATCATTGATGACACCGAGGAATGCCGGCTGGATTCCACTCATCCAATTGAAGTCATCGAAGGCCCCCTGATGGACGGCATGAATGTGGTCGGGGACCTGTTCGGCGACGGCAAGATGTTCCTGCCACAGGTGGTGAAAAGCGCCCGCGTCATGAAGCAGGCGGTCGCGCACCTGATCCCCTACATTGAAGCGGAAAAGACCGAAGATCAGAAGGCCAAGGGCAAGATCCTCATGGCCACGGTCAAAGGCGATGTCCACGACATCGGCAAGAACATCGTCGGGGTGGTGCTGCAGTGCAATAACTACGAAGTCATTGATATGGGCGTTATGGTGCCCTGCGACAAGATCCTTGAGACCGCAAGAAAGGAAAACGTCGACATCATTGGCCTGAGTGGTCTGATCACACCGTCGCTGGATGAAATGGTTCACGTCGCCCGGGAAATGCAGCGCCTGGATTTCAACATCCCGCTGATGATCGGAGGCGCAACCACTTCCAAGGCCCACACTGCGGTTAAGATTGAACCCCAGTACAAGAACGATATTGCGCTCTACGTATCCGACGCCTCCCGCTGCGTGAACGTGGCCTCCCAGCTACTCAGCAAATCCGCCAAAGAAGGCCTCGTCGAAGCGGCCCGCGTGGAGTATGACGAGATCCGCGAGCGCAGAAAGAACCGTGGCGACCGGACCAAGCTGGTGTCGCTTAAGGAAGCGCGTAATCGAGCACCGGAGATTACCTTCAACGATTATATCCCGCCGAAACCAGCCTTCACCGGCATCAAGGTGTTCGAGGATTATGATCTGAACGAACTGGTGAACTACATCGATTGGACACCGTTCTTCATTTCCTGGGACATGGCCGGAAAATATCCCGGTATTTTCGACGATCCGAAACGCGGGGAGGCAGCCCGAACCCTGTTCGATGACGCCCAGAAGATCCTGCGCCAGATGATTGATGAAAAGCGGGTGCAAGCCCGTGGCGTTATCGGATTCTGGCCAGCCAATCGTCGCGGCGACGACATCGTGGTGTACAAGGACGAAGAACGTTCCGAGGAATTGACCGTGCTGCACCATCTTCGCCAGCAGGATGAAAAAGCACCGGGCAAGCCGATGATGGCGCTGTCAGATTACATTTCGCCCGAAGGTTCAGAGACCTGTGATTACGTGGGTGGCTTTGCCGTTACCACCGGCATTGGCGCAGAAGAGTTTTCCGTTGAGTTCAAGGACAACAACGACGATTACAACGCCATCATGGTGAAAGCCCTTGCCGACCGTTTGGCGGAAGCCTTTGCCGAATGCATGCACAAGCGGGTTCGTCAGGAATTCTGGGGCTATGCCGGAGATGAGACGCTCAGCAACGAAGATCTGATTAAAGAGCGTTACCGGGGCATTCGCCCTGCCCCTGGCTACCCGGCCTGCCCTGAGCATACCGAGAAGGCCACGCTGTTCAGCTTGCTGGAAGCCACATCAACAGCCGGTATCGAGCTGACCGAACACTTCGCCATGTACCCGAGCGCCGCCGTCTCTGGCTGGTATTTTGCCCACCCGGAATCGAAGTACTTTGCCGTTGGGAAAATTGGCGCCGATCAGGTTGAAGACTATGCTGAACGCAAAGGTATCTCCAAGGCGGAAGCCGAGCGCTGGCTGGCACCAAGCCTCGCCTACGACCCAGCGGAATGA